The Panulirus ornatus isolate Po-2019 chromosome 5, ASM3632096v1, whole genome shotgun sequence genome includes a window with the following:
- the LOC139748598 gene encoding rhodopsin-like, with amino-acid sequence MSYWNDPANLASDRLPSTNPYGNITVVDIAPKEILHMMDPHWYQFPPMNPLWYGLLMFFMIIMGSLSLIGNFVVIWVFMNTKALRSPANLLVVNLAFSDFLMMLTMFPPMMVSCYWQTWTLGALFCEIYGFLGSLFGCVSIWTMVFITLDRYNVIVKGMSAQPLKSGGAMMRIGGVWTLSLAWCLPPFFGWNRYVPEGNMTACGTDYLTDDVFSHSYLYVYSVFVYFFPLFSSIYLYTFIVKAVGAHEKAMRDQAKKMGVKSLRNEEAQKTSAECRLAKVAMMTVSLWFIAWTPYLVINYAGMLDKSTVNPLFSIWGSVFAKANAVYNPIVYAISHPKYRAALEKKLPCLACQGEPRDDTESSNTAGTSQVAEKPEGA; translated from the coding sequence ATGTCTTACTGGAACGATCCCGCGAACCTTGCCTCAGACAGACTACCTTCCACCAATCCCTATGGCAACATCACGGTCGTGGACATCGCCCCTAAGGAGATCCTCCATATGATGGACCCTCACTGGTACCAGTTTCCACCCATGAATCCTTTGTGGTATGGCCTTCTCAtgttcttcatgatcatcatgggcTCTCTCTCCTTAATTGGCAACTTCGTCGTTATCTGGGTGTTCATGAACACCAAAGCCCTTCGATCTCCAGCTAACCTCCTGGTTGTTAACTTGGCATTCTCAGACTTCCTGATGATGCTAACCATGTTTCCACCCATGATGGTCTCATGCTACTGGCAGACATGGACACTTGGCGCTTTATTCTGCGAGATCTATGGCTTCCTCGGCTCCCTATTCGGCTGCGTGTCAATCTGGACCATGGTCTTCATCACCCTTGATCGATACAATGTCATTGTCAAGGGTATGTCCGCTCAACCTCTAAAATCTGGCGGTGCAATGATGAGAATTGGAGGAGTCTGGACACTCTCTCTCGCCTGGTGTCTGCCCCCATTCTTCGGTTGGAACCGATATGTGCCAGAGGGAAACATGACCGCTTGCGGTACAGATTACCTTACCGATGACGTGTTCTCCCACAGCTATCTGTACGTGTACTCAGTCTTTGTTTACTTTTTCCCTCTATTCTCCAGCATCTATTTATACACCTTCATCGTAAAGGCTGTTGGTGCCCATGAGAAAGCTATGCGCGACCAAGCCAAGAAGATGGGAGTTAAGTCCCTAAGGAATGAAGAAGCCCAAAAGACCTCTGCTGAATGTCGTCTGGCCAAGGTTGCCATGATGACAGTATCCCTGTGGTTCATTGCCTGGACCCCATACCTGGTCATCAACTACGCCGGCATGCTCGACAAGTCCACTGTGAATCCCCTCTTCTCTATCTGGGGCTCCGTGTTTGCCAAGGCCAACGCTGTGTACAACCCCATCGTGTACGCCATCAGCCACCCTAAGTACCGCGCCGCTCTCGAGAAGAAGCTGCCTTGCCTGGCCTGCCAAGGTGAACCCAGAGATGACACGGAATCCAGCAATACTGCTGGTACTTCCCAAGTTGCTGAGAAGCCCGAAGGCGCATAA